The Methanophagales archaeon genome includes a window with the following:
- a CDS encoding ABC transporter ATP-binding protein, which translates to MIRAEHLSKVYRMGKIEVPALRDVSLEIEEGEFLAIVGPSGSGKSTLLNMLGCLDKPTSGAVFIGGVNTASLSENELAEIRRKKIGFIFQQFNLIHSLTALENVALPMFFAGVKSDARIKRAAELLAKVGLRERMHHKPSELSGGQQQRVAIARALSNNPAVIIGDEPTGNVDSETGDAIMGILEGLNRNEGRTIIVVTHDTEIAAHAPRVIRMKDGRLLEE; encoded by the coding sequence ATGATCCGAGCAGAGCATCTAAGCAAGGTTTACCGGATGGGGAAGATAGAGGTGCCGGCACTGCGAGATGTGAGTTTAGAAATAGAAGAAGGAGAGTTCCTCGCGATCGTGGGACCTTCCGGCTCGGGCAAATCTACGCTGCTCAATATGCTCGGCTGCCTGGATAAACCAACGAGCGGTGCGGTATTCATCGGTGGTGTGAATACCGCCTCGCTCAGCGAGAACGAGCTTGCGGAGATAAGACGTAAAAAGATAGGATTCATATTCCAGCAGTTTAATCTCATCCATTCGCTAACTGCGCTGGAAAATGTCGCGCTTCCCATGTTCTTCGCAGGTGTGAAGAGTGATGCGCGTATTAAGAGGGCTGCAGAACTGCTTGCAAAGGTCGGGCTTCGCGAGCGTATGCATCACAAACCCTCGGAGCTGAGTGGCGGGCAGCAACAGCGAGTGGCTATTGCACGTGCACTTTCTAATAACCCCGCAGTTATCATCGGTGACGAACCCACGGGTAACGTGGATAGCGAGACAGGAGATGCGATAATGGGCATCTTAGAGGGCTTGAACCGCAACGAAGGAAGGACGATAATCGTGGTGACGCACGATACTGAGATTGCAGCTCACGCGCCGCGAGTAATAAGGATGAAAGACGGAAGGTTGCTCGAAGAATGA
- a CDS encoding ABC transporter permease gives MKDIFLLAYRDIKERKARTSLTLLGIAVGIAAVIALMSVGYGFEQSVTGELVEMVDLIFVMPGKANFGNYMELGSFNERDLKDVERIGGVKEAAAMISGMEEVEYRGEKTVMRVIGIDTRDISAIFGEVVKTGDGRDLRDNDHKACLIGHSIANDYFDEEIGVNDRLNIGGSKFRVVGVLEKQGGFRSDVDSSIYITERDAKSILGNDEIAQITVRVRDIGEAELIAEEIEERIDENHKLDDFTSAMTMGSAIVQLKTIFTLLQAVLVAIASISLIVASIGIMNTMLMSVMERTHEIGIMKAIGAKNRNVLSLFLLESGMVSVAGGVCGCVLGIIGANVISIGIGAAFGEEIPAILRPEVLLGGIVVAVIVGVLSGLYPARKASKMSPVEAVRYE, from the coding sequence ATGAAGGATATATTTCTGTTAGCATATCGGGATATAAAGGAGCGGAAAGCACGTACGAGTCTCACACTCCTGGGCATTGCAGTAGGGATAGCGGCGGTAATCGCTTTAATGTCCGTGGGCTATGGCTTTGAGCAATCAGTAACAGGGGAATTAGTGGAGATGGTAGATTTAATCTTTGTAATGCCGGGTAAGGCGAATTTCGGGAACTATATGGAACTTGGCAGTTTTAACGAGCGAGATTTGAAAGATGTGGAGCGGATAGGGGGAGTGAAGGAAGCTGCGGCAATGATAAGCGGGATGGAAGAGGTGGAATACCGGGGAGAAAAGACAGTTATGAGAGTGATAGGTATTGACACACGAGATATCAGTGCGATATTTGGGGAAGTAGTGAAGACAGGAGATGGTAGGGATTTACGCGATAATGACCACAAAGCATGCCTGATTGGGCATAGCATTGCGAATGACTATTTTGATGAAGAGATAGGGGTCAACGACAGGCTAAATATAGGCGGAAGCAAATTCAGGGTGGTTGGCGTGCTGGAGAAGCAGGGTGGATTCAGGTCGGACGTGGATTCCTCGATATATATCACGGAAAGAGATGCAAAGAGTATACTGGGCAATGATGAAATTGCGCAGATAACGGTGAGGGTGCGAGACATAGGGGAAGCGGAATTAATCGCGGAGGAGATAGAGGAGCGAATAGATGAGAACCATAAGCTTGATGATTTTACGAGCGCAATGACGATGGGCAGCGCTATCGTGCAGTTAAAAACCATTTTCACACTACTGCAAGCTGTGTTAGTTGCTATCGCTTCTATTTCGCTTATCGTTGCTTCTATTGGCATAATGAACACGATGCTGATGTCCGTGATGGAACGAACGCATGAGATAGGCATAATGAAAGCGATAGGAGCAAAAAACAGGAATGTTCTTTCTCTTTTCTTGCTTGAGTCGGGCATGGTGAGCGTAGCGGGTGGTGTCTGTGGCTGTGTGCTGGGTATCATTGGTGCAAACGTCATAAGCATTGGGATAGGTGCGGCATTCGGAGAAGAGATACCGGCGATTTTGCGACCAGAGGTTCTGCTCGGCGGGATTGTGGTTGCGGTAATTGTAGGAGTGCTGTCGGGGTTGTATCCAGCAAGGAAGGCGTCAAAGATGAGTCCGGTCGAGGCGGTGAGGTATGAATGA